In one window of Haloterrigena salifodinae DNA:
- a CDS encoding DUF7521 family protein produces MDEYTLLIAAANTATFVTGGAVAALAYRAFRRTGSAALRAVAIGFSVIVAGSIGGALAHVGADNVALGVAIQSSCIAAGFTILLYSLYAETTTTTTTITLDRSGSGSESDLEFDSNASDPRSDSESE; encoded by the coding sequence ATGGACGAATACACGCTCCTCATCGCGGCCGCGAACACGGCGACGTTCGTCACCGGCGGCGCCGTCGCCGCGCTGGCCTACCGTGCCTTTCGACGAACGGGGTCGGCAGCGTTACGAGCGGTTGCCATCGGCTTTAGCGTCATCGTCGCCGGCTCGATCGGCGGCGCGCTCGCCCACGTCGGCGCCGACAACGTCGCGCTCGGCGTCGCAATCCAGAGCAGTTGCATCGCCGCGGGCTTCACGATTCTCCTGTACTCGCTGTACGCCGAGACGACGACGACAACGACGACGATCACGCTGGATCGGTCCGGATCCGGCTCCGAGTCCGATCTCGAGTTCGACTCCAACGCGTCCGACCCCCGCTCGGACTCCGAGTCGGAGTGA
- a CDS encoding AI-2E family transporter: MTANATADDRRYVLAGIVALLGLVTGAILLDVLGTIMFALTVAYVLLPVQGWLHRRGLSEWLSAVAATLLGFLGTVAVFAPLVVALYVRFDQIQTVLEEIPDEFPVAVADYTYTVDVAEVSSLALNFLSDTAVSFAAALPVLGIKFALFVILLFALLLEADAAGRAAIAPVPHGYRDIVYALAMRARETLYAIYVLQFATSVATLVIAYPLFWLLGYDAAFTIAFFAAILQFIPMIGPSLLIAPIALYHVAVGELVAGLLVGVLGMALIAWLPDIVVRPRLARRSAGLPGSLYFVGFTGGLFTLGAIGVVVGPLIVAVFVEAVDLLADEVNGDATLADLLEDDLDESSPTASEADAETSFDESKTRTADD; the protein is encoded by the coding sequence GTGACAGCGAACGCGACTGCGGACGACCGACGGTACGTGCTCGCGGGTATCGTCGCGCTACTCGGCCTCGTTACCGGTGCGATTCTGCTCGACGTCCTCGGGACGATCATGTTTGCGCTGACGGTCGCCTACGTCCTGTTGCCCGTCCAGGGCTGGCTCCACCGGCGGGGCCTCTCGGAGTGGCTGTCGGCCGTCGCGGCGACCCTGCTCGGCTTCCTCGGAACCGTCGCCGTCTTCGCGCCGCTGGTCGTGGCGCTCTACGTCCGCTTCGACCAGATCCAGACCGTCCTCGAAGAGATTCCCGACGAGTTTCCCGTCGCGGTCGCGGACTACACCTACACCGTCGACGTCGCCGAAGTCAGTTCGCTCGCGCTCAACTTTTTGAGCGACACGGCCGTCTCCTTCGCCGCGGCGCTGCCCGTGCTGGGGATCAAGTTCGCGCTGTTCGTCATTCTGCTGTTCGCACTGTTGCTCGAGGCCGACGCCGCCGGTCGCGCGGCCATCGCGCCGGTTCCCCACGGCTACCGCGACATCGTCTACGCGCTCGCGATGCGGGCCCGCGAGACGCTGTACGCGATCTACGTCCTGCAGTTCGCGACCTCGGTGGCGACGCTCGTCATCGCCTACCCGCTGTTCTGGCTGCTGGGCTACGACGCGGCGTTCACGATCGCCTTCTTCGCGGCGATACTGCAGTTCATCCCGATGATCGGCCCCAGTCTGCTAATCGCGCCGATCGCGCTCTACCACGTCGCCGTCGGCGAACTCGTCGCCGGTCTCCTCGTCGGCGTCCTCGGAATGGCCCTCATCGCCTGGCTTCCCGACATCGTCGTCCGACCGCGACTGGCCCGCCGTTCGGCCGGCCTCCCCGGGAGCCTCTACTTCGTCGGCTTCACCGGCGGACTGTTCACGCTGGGCGCCATCGGCGTCGTCGTCGGGCCGCTGATCGTCGCCGTCTTCGTCGAGGCCGTCGACCTGCTGGCCGACGAGGTCAACGGCGACGCGACGCTCGCTGACCTTCTCGAGGACGACCTCGATGAGTCGTCGCCGACGGCGTCCGAGGCGGATGCGGAGACCAGTTTCGACGAATCGAAGACGCGGACCGCCGACGACTGA
- a CDS encoding halocin C8-like domain-containing protein — MAAAAGDLSQAEEAKLLTGAEKRDLARKLAATPAFRELAQRARSDSAQVRTDADGVVAGYARGEDFAREVVQYDLENPADADEGSIVVGRNPDTGEIEVASLDYYYKTDDGVLNEVHRFEPTSGGEANGPQPAATSDGATVISVDTDAIREARNSELDPDQISSAGTAVTPADIEVTSCSACQYAAGQICTIGCSAAGGFICGFLGITIPVAGLSCLGFVEIVCTVADEYSGCGDAVAEEACDRAGLC; from the coding sequence ATGGCTGCCGCGGCAGGTGACCTCTCACAGGCTGAGGAAGCGAAACTGCTAACCGGCGCTGAGAAACGGGATCTCGCTCGCAAGCTCGCAGCGACGCCCGCGTTCCGCGAACTCGCACAGCGCGCTCGATCCGACAGCGCACAGGTCCGTACCGACGCCGATGGCGTCGTCGCCGGCTACGCCCGAGGCGAGGACTTCGCTCGAGAAGTCGTCCAGTACGATCTCGAGAACCCGGCGGACGCCGACGAGGGCAGCATCGTCGTGGGTCGCAATCCCGATACCGGTGAGATCGAAGTCGCCAGTCTCGATTACTACTACAAAACCGACGATGGTGTCCTCAACGAAGTTCACCGGTTCGAGCCCACGAGCGGAGGGGAAGCCAACGGGCCACAGCCTGCGGCCACGTCCGACGGAGCGACGGTCATTTCCGTCGATACGGACGCGATCCGAGAAGCACGCAATAGTGAACTCGACCCGGATCAGATCAGCTCCGCGGGCACTGCTGTCACTCCAGCGGATATCGAAGTTACGAGCTGTAGCGCCTGTCAGTACGCCGCAGGTCAAATCTGTACCATCGGGTGTAGTGCCGCCGGCGGATTCATCTGCGGATTCCTCGGTATCACGATTCCCGTTGCGGGACTCAGCTGTCTGGGCTTCGTCGAAATCGTCTGCACCGTCGCCGACGAATACAGCGGCTGCGGTGACGCGGTCGCTGAAGAGGCCTGTGACCGAGCGGGACTCTGTTAG
- a CDS encoding helix-turn-helix transcriptional regulator, whose product MKSENEHKHGVENNGYRDVQFLTGTQDRLRILQVLSESPHAQSELEKKVDVHRTTLRRNLRELQERDWVTERSGKVYEITPVGRFVLSSFTDLLEDIESAAKIGSFLSKVPRKFSVDVDALSSGEIAVNGFDVPFEAVNEFTAFIENADRLRLCAPAINPKYASVLAQRASTTDSEIVGPAECFETIGQAEPAEFDALQRSETVQMIVVDEYPSYGICFSENKYMIIAYNDGSGIYGVVRFDDPVPGIERWMKEKYASFKRAENRIKTD is encoded by the coding sequence ATGAAATCAGAAAACGAACACAAACACGGAGTCGAGAACAACGGGTACAGAGACGTACAATTCCTGACTGGAACACAGGACCGACTTCGAATCCTCCAGGTGCTCTCGGAATCACCGCACGCACAGTCCGAGTTAGAAAAGAAGGTAGATGTTCATCGAACGACGCTCAGACGCAATCTCCGTGAGTTACAGGAACGGGACTGGGTCACAGAACGAAGCGGAAAGGTATACGAGATTACGCCAGTAGGCCGGTTCGTTCTGTCGAGTTTCACTGACCTGTTAGAGGACATCGAATCCGCGGCGAAAATCGGATCGTTTCTCTCGAAAGTACCCCGAAAATTTTCGGTCGACGTAGACGCTCTGTCATCGGGCGAAATCGCGGTAAACGGATTCGATGTGCCGTTCGAAGCCGTCAACGAGTTTACTGCGTTCATCGAAAACGCCGATCGACTGCGGCTATGCGCTCCGGCGATCAACCCGAAATACGCGTCCGTACTCGCGCAACGAGCGTCGACTACGGATAGCGAAATCGTCGGTCCTGCAGAATGTTTCGAAACGATAGGGCAGGCAGAACCGGCCGAGTTCGACGCGTTACAGCGGTCGGAGACGGTACAGATGATCGTTGTTGACGAGTATCCGTCGTACGGAATTTGTTTCAGTGAGAACAAATACATGATTATCGCATACAACGACGGAAGCGGGATCTACGGTGTCGTGCGATTCGACGATCCGGTACCCGGTATCGAACGGTGGATGAAAGAAAAGTACGCGTCGTTCAAGCGAGCGGAAAACAGGATCAAAACGGACTGA
- a CDS encoding DUF5518 domain-containing protein translates to MTSGRTLANAIVGAIVGVVLSFIPLSPVIGGGTAGFLEGSNARQGAVAGALAGAIAFLPVAGFAMLGLGVLGFGMGVVAAPIEGFAIAALAIVGFGLILFLYTVGLSLLGGYLGALLAREYPDQRRQAQETIGLSSDRSERSRSLGATGSRGTRPDVRVDSDRGRRDHERDRERGRFGTRESASEAGTETSPEADSDLDSDSSASSDGDRDTESERF, encoded by the coding sequence ATGACTTCCGGCCGAACGCTCGCCAACGCGATCGTCGGCGCCATCGTCGGCGTCGTGCTTTCATTCATCCCGCTCTCGCCCGTTATCGGCGGCGGTACCGCGGGTTTTCTCGAGGGATCGAACGCCAGACAGGGAGCGGTCGCCGGCGCGCTCGCGGGGGCGATCGCGTTCCTCCCGGTCGCCGGCTTCGCGATGCTCGGACTCGGAGTCCTCGGGTTCGGAATGGGGGTCGTCGCGGCGCCGATCGAGGGCTTCGCGATCGCGGCGCTGGCGATCGTCGGGTTCGGACTGATCCTGTTCCTCTACACCGTCGGCCTGTCGCTGCTCGGCGGCTACCTCGGCGCGCTGCTCGCCCGCGAGTATCCCGATCAACGGCGCCAGGCCCAGGAGACGATCGGCCTCTCCTCGGACCGTTCAGAGCGATCCCGCTCGCTCGGCGCAACCGGCTCGCGAGGCACTCGACCGGACGTGAGGGTGGATAGCGACCGCGGCCGGCGCGATCACGAACGCGACCGCGAACGCGGACGGTTCGGAACACGCGAGTCCGCGTCGGAGGCAGGGACGGAGACGAGCCCAGAAGCTGACTCCGACCTCGACTCCGACTCGAGTGCGTCGTCCGACGGTGACCGGGATACCGAATCCGAGCGGTTCTGA